In the genome of Dermatobacter hominis, the window GCGTCGAGCCTGGCGTGCCTCCCGGGCCCGCACCTGACCGACCTCGGCATCGTCGACGGCGACCTCGGCGTGCTGGTGACCGACCTCGTCCTGGACTGACCCGCCCGCTCCGTCACGAGGTCGGGGCGGTGAGGTCGTACATCGTCACGTCGCCGACCTCGACCGAGGCGAAGTTCGAACGGACCCAGCTCGAGATCTCGGCGCCGACGTCCGAGCCGCCCATCGCCCCGCCGCCGACGCCGCCGGCGACGAACCAGTGGACCCGGCCGTCGGCGACGACCTCCTGGAACTCCTCGAGCGTCGGTGACGGGTCGCTGCCGTTGAAGCCGCCGATGGCCATGACGGCCTCGCCGCTGGCGAGCTGGTAGCCGGCGGCGTTGTTCGACCCGACGGTCGCCAGCACCCAGTCGAAGCCCGAGGCGCCAGCCTGCAGCGCGGCGACCGTCGCGTCGGTCGGCGTGGTCGCGTCGAGCAGGCCGCCCATGCCGCCCTGGCGACCGCCGGCCCCCTGCGGGGACGTCCCGGCCGGCGGGGAGGCGCCCTGCGTGGTCGTGCCGCCCTGGCCACCGAAGACCGGAGTTCCCCCCTGGCCACCCAAGGCCGGGGGTCCGCCCTGGCCACCGAAGGCGGGAGGCCCGCCCTGGCCACCGAAGGCGGGAGGCCCGCCCTGGCCACCGAAGGCCGGCATCCCGCCCGGACCGCCGCGCAGGCCGCCCGGCCCGCCGCTCCCCATCGCCGGACCGGCCGTCACGATCGATCCCGAGTGCGGGGTGGCGATGGTCGTCGCCGAGGCGGCGATCGGCGCCGCCAGACCGGCACCGACCGCCAGCAGCGCCCCGACGGCGGTCGCGGTGACCGCGCCGCGCCGGACGCGGTCGCCGAGGAGCAGCAGCACGACGGCGACCACCGACGTCGCGACGACCGCCGGGGTCAGCCAGGCGTTCCAGCCGGTCGTCCGCCCGAGCAGCGCCGCGGTCCACGCCGCGGTGGCCGCGACCACGCCGGCCATCACGACCCGCGTGACGAGCGAGTGGCGACGGTCCCACGCCAGCGAGGCGCCGATGCCGACCACCGCGCCGATCGCCGGCGCCAGGGCGACCGTGTAGTACTCGTGGATGATCCCCTGGCCGAGGCTGAACACGACGCCGGTGATCACCAGCCAGCCGCCCCACAGGATCAGCGCGGCGCGGCTCCGGTCGGTCCGCGGTCGGCGCGAGGTCCACACCAGACCCGCGAGGAGCAGGAGCAGCGCCGCGGGCAGCAGCCACGAGGCCTGGCCGCCGAACGCCTCGTTGAACATCCGCAGGATGCCCGTCGGCCCCCAGTTCCCACCGGCACCACCGGCACCGCCGGCACCGCCGACCGACCCGGTCTCGTCGCCCGTCAGCCGGCCGAGGCCGTTGTAGCCGAACACCAGCTCGAGGACGCTGTTCGTCTGCGACCCGCCGATGTAGGGCCGGCTCGACGCCGGCCAGAGCTCGACGACCGCCACCCACCAGCCGGCGCCGACGATCGTCGCCGCGCCCATGGCGGCCAGGTCCCGGACCCGGCGCCAGAAGGTCGTCGGCGCCGCGACCAGGTACGCCAGTGCGAAGGCCGGCAGCACCACGAACGCCTGGAGCATCTTGGCGAGGAAGGCGAAGCCCACGAGGCCGCCGGCCAGCACGAGCCAGCGCCAGCCCGAGCCCGTGGCCCGCACGTCCTCGGCGGCCTCGGCGGCCTCGGCGTCGGCCGCGGCCTCCACGTCGGCGTCGGCCTCGGCGGTGGTCGCACCGGCGCGACCGCCCTCGATCGCCCGCGTGACCGCCGCGGCCGCGGCGCAGAGCAGCAGGACGAGCAGCGCGTCGGGGTTGTTGAACCGGAACATCAGCGCGGCGACCGGGGTCGCGGCGAACACCAGGCCGGCGAGGAGGGCGGCGCCGGGCCGGAACCACCGCTTCACCGTGGCCACGACCAGGGCCACGCTGCCGACGCCCATGAGCGCCTGCGGGACGAGGATGGACCACGCGCTCACGCCGAACACCCGCGCCGAGAGGCCCATGACCCACAGCGCAGCGGGCGCCTTGTCGACGGTGATCGAGTTCGACGCGTCGAACGAGCCGAAGAACCACGCCTTCCAGCTCTGCGACCCGGCCTGGACGGCGGCCGAGTAGTAGGAGTTCGCCCACCCCGACGCGCCGAGGTCCCAGAGGTACGCGACGGCGGTGACGGCCAGCAGCGCCCACAGCAGCGGCCGGTACCAGCTCGGGTCGGCCGGCCGGCCGCGCCACAGGCGGTGCCAGCGCGACGGCCGGCCCGCGGTGGCGTCGGCCGGCGGGGTCGGGGGCGCGCCGGCCTCCGGGCCGGGAGGCGCCGGGATCCCGCCCAGCGGCGGCGCTGCGAGGCGCGCCGCGGTGTCGTCGATCGTGGTCATCGGTGGGCCTCCAGGGGGGCGGTGGGCGTGGGGATCGGGTCGGCCCCGGGCGCGTAGACCCAGCGCCGGAGCAGCACGAACTTGAGCGCGGCGGTGCAGCCGTCGACGACGAGCACCGCGAGCAGCGGGAGCACCAGGCCGGTCGCGCCGGCGAGGTCGAGGAGCACCAGCACGGCGGTGCTGACGACGAGCGGGACGGCGCCGAGCAGCAGCGTGCCGAGGAAGTGCCGGGAGCGGCCGGACCGCCCCCGCAGGTCGAACGTGAACCGGCGGTTGGCGGCGGCGTTGGCCACGGCGCAGATCGCGAAGGCCACCGCGTTGGCCGCGACCGTGCCGATCGTCGGCGCCGTCAGCAGGAACAGCGCCGCGGCGACGACCGTGCTCACGATGCCGATCGAGGCGAAGCGGATCAGCTGGTCGACCCGGCCCAGCGGCGCGACGCGCGCCGTGGGGCGGTCGGGCATCACGACGTCGCCGCGTGACAGTCGGCCGAGCAGCCGGGCGATCCCGAGCAGGTCGTCGCGCGCCGTGGCCGCCACGTCGACGCGCGAGTCGGGGTCGTCGATCCAGTCGACCGGGACCTCGTGGATCCTCAACCCGTTGTGCTCGGCCACGGCGAGGAGCTCGGTGTCGAAGAACCAGGCGTCGTCCTCGACGAGCGGGAGCAGGTCGGCCGCCGCGTCGGCCCGCAGCGCCTTGAACCCGCACTGCGCGTCGCTGAACGACGTGCGGAGCGTCGTGCGGACGATCCGGTTGTAGGTGCGGGAGATGACCTCGCGCCTCGGGCCCCGCACGACCTGCGAGCCGCCCGCCAACCGCGAGCCGATCGCGACGTCGGAATGGCCCGACACGAGCGGCGCGACGAGCGGCAGCAGCGCGTCGAGGTCGGTCGAGAGGTCGACGTCCATGTAGGCCACGACGGCGGCCGTCGACGTCGACCAGGCCGCCCGCAGCGCCCGACCCCGGCCCTTGCGGTCGAGGTGCAGCACGCGGATGCCGCCGAGCTCGGCGGCGATTCGGCGGGCGACCTCGAGCGTCGCGTCGGTCGACGCGTTGTCGGCGATCGTGATCGTCCAGCTCAGCGGGAAGCGGTCCGACAGGTACGCGTGCAGGGTCCGGATCGACCGGGCGAGGCCGGCGGCCTCGTCGTGGACGGGGACGACCACGTCGACCTCGACGCGGCGGAGGCCGGGCGGTGAGGGGGCGGCGCCGGCGGACGTCCCGGCGACGGCGGTGGCGGGTTGCATGCGCCAACGATCACGTCCGCACCTGCGAACCGCCCCGGGGCCGGCTGGGAGGTGCCCGAGAACACGGCGGCCACCGCCCACGGTGCTCCGTCACGCCTGGCGGTGCCGATCGGCACCGCCAGGCGTGACAGAGCGGTGTGGGCCCAGCTCAGCGAGGCGTGCTCTGCGGCGAGAACCCGACGACCCCCTTGCGGGCGTCGAAGAGGTAGCGGTTCTCGAACAGGACGTAGCGGCCGGTGTTCACGAACACCTGGCCCGGCGGCTGCACGTGGATGAGGTCGACCCGGCTGGGGTTCATGCCCGTCGCGGCCGGGACGTGGCCGGTGCCGGCCTGGAAGCCGTAGGTCAGCTCGTTCACGCCCCCCGTCGTCGGCAGGAGGATGTTCACCCAGTCGCTGTCGGGCAGGAGGTGCGGGATGCCGGTGCCGGTGCCGGCGTCGAAGAACATCTCGGTGATGCCGGTGTCCACCAGGATCGTCGACGCGATGGCCGGCGTCGTCTGCGTGGTGTCGACCGATGCGTACCCCGACGCGGTCAGCCAGTCGCCCGGGACGCCCGACGCGGACAGCGGCGCCGTGCCGAAGCCGGTGCGCTGCGACGGCGTGAGGCCGACCTGCACGCCCGTGCCGTCGATGATGTAGCCCGGAGCGAAGTGGCCGCTCGCGGCCTGCAGCTGCAGGAGGGCGTTGTCGGTCGGCGAGGCGAGCAGGTCCGACGGCGAGGGGTCGTTCCGGTCGAAGCCCACGCCGAGGTAGTGGAAGACCTCGGGATCAGGGGCGCTGTTGCAGCTGTGGTCGGGCACGCACGCGCTCGTCTCGACGCCGAGGACCCGGATCGGGACGGTGCTGACGGTGCCACCGGCGTGGCGGATCGTGACCGGGGCCAGGTAGAGGAAGCCGATGTACTGGTAGCCGGACGAGTCGTAGTACTTGTAGGCCGGACCGGCGGGACCGATCGCGTTCGGGCCGAGCTCGTCGATCGGCGCGGCGGCGCCGATCGACCCGGTGTCCACGGTGAACGGGTGGTAGTCGCTCGAGTGCGGGCTGACCGCCGGCGGCGCGGTGGCGCTGGTCGGCCACCCCTCGGCGTAGCCGAACACCGCGCGCAGCCGGACGCCAGTCGTCTCGATCGTCGGCGTCGGGCACGTCCCGTCGTCGGCCTCGTCGAACTCGTCGCACACCGCCGGGAGGGTGGCCTCGGCCGATCCGTCCTCGACGATCGTGTTGAGCAGCGGCACGGTCGTCGCGCCGATCGACCACGAGGCGGTGCCGGTGCAGCCGTTGGTGTCGCCCAGCTGCATCGCGCCCTGGATCGTCAGCGGCGCGGCCACGTACGAACCGTCGTAGTCGAGCCTGAAGCTGCTGCCCGAGGTGAGCTCGATGGTCACGGGGTCGGTGCTGGAGCCGAGCGGTGCCGGGACCGTGCTGACCGCGCCGGTGCCGCCGCCGTAGATGTTCACGACGAGCGGCTGGGACGGCGACGGCGCGACCGGGTCGCCGTCCTCGTCGTGGACGGTGACGCCGACGGTCAGCGTCGACGGCGAACCGGCGTGGCCCGGTGACGAGGACGAGTCGGGGTTGTCGATCGCCGTGACGCCCGTGAAGGAGACGGTGTACGCCGGGCTCGTGTAGGTGCCGGCATCGGCCTCCTCGACGAAGGTCTGCAGGCCCTCCTCGCACAGCTCCTGCGGCGTGGGCGGCGCGGTGGTCGTCGTGGTCGTGGACGTGGTGGTCGTCGACGTCGAGGTGGTCGTGGTGGTCGGCGCCGCGGTGGTGGTCGGCGCGGTCGTCGGCGCCGGGTCCGGCGGCGGAGGCGGCGGGACGCAGGCGGCGGCGACGGCAGCCATGACGATCAGGAGGACGACGGTCGCCGTCCGGTGAATGCGGTTCACGCAGACGGGTGTCGGCGCGTGGCGGGAACACCTTGCGGATTTCCGTCCGATCGGTCCGGACGGCCCGAGGAGGCCGTCGTGACCCCCGAGCGAGTGCGGGCGGGCAGCGGTGGCCCCGGCTCAGCCGCCGATCTGCGACATCGACCGACCGGGCCGGATGAACGTCGGCGTGCCGATCCCGTGGCCGGCCCGCTTCGACGCGACGCAGCGCCGGATGGCTTCGGCCAGCTCGGCGTCGGTCCCGCCGCCCCGCAGCACGGCGCGCAGATCGGTCTCCTCGACCGAGAACAGGCAGTTCCGCAGCTCGCCCTCGGCGGTCAGGCGGATCCGGTCGCAGGAGTCGCAGAAGGGCGTGGTCACGCTGGGGATGATGCCGATCTCGGAGCCCGCGGATCCGGCCTCGCGATCGAGGTAGCGGTACCGCTCGGCGGGCTCGTGGCCCCGGACGACCGGCTCGAGCGGCAGGGCGGGCGAGAGCGCCGCGAGCACCTGGTCCCGCCCGACGACCTCGGAGCCGTCCCAGTGGCCGTCGGCGTCGAGCGGCATGAACTCGATGAAGCGGACGGTGACGCCACGGGACCGACCGAACTCGGCGAAGTCGAGGATCTCGTCGTCGTTGACCCCGGCGACGAGCACGACGTTGACCTTCACCGGCGAGAAGCCGGCGGCGACCGCCGCGTCGATGCCGCGCAGGACCTTGTCGAGCGCGTCGCGCCGGGTCATCTCGGCGAACCGCTCGGGTCGCAGCGAGTCGAGCGACACGTTGATGCGTCGGAGCCCGGCGGCCCGGAGGTCGGCGGCGTGGCGCTCGAGCGACGCGCCGTTGGTCGTCATCGACAGGTCGGTGCCGAGCGGGGCCAGCAGGGCGACCAGCTCGCTGAGGCGGGCCCGCACGGTCGGCTCGCCGCCGGTCAGCCGGATCGAGGTGATGCCGTACCTCTCGACCAGCACGCGGGCGATCCGACCGATCTCCTCGTACGTGAGCACCTGGTCCCGCGGCACCGACGGCAGGCCCTCCTCGGGCATGCAGTACGTGCAGCGGAAGTCGCAGCGATCCGTGACCGAGATGCGCAGGTCGCGGTGCACCCGGCCGAAGCCGTCGACGAGCTCGTCGGCGGGGCGGGGGGCGGGCGGACGGTCCACGCCGGCATCGTACGCCCCTCCGGGAGCGCCGCCCCAGGCCCCTCCCTCCCCGGACCCCGTTCTGGCTGTCGTTCTGCCGGCCCTGGCCGGGAGAACGACAGCCAGTTCCGCAGGGGTCAGTCGTGGAGGAGGATCACGTCGACGGGGTCGCCGGCGGCGACGCCGTCGCCATCGGGGAGCACGGCCAGCCCGTCGGCCGCGGCCATCGCCGTCATCTGGTGCGAGCCCTGGCCGCCGGCCGAGGCGACCGTGAAGCCCAGGTCCTCGTCCTGTCGCACCGAGACGCGGACGAAGTGGATCTTGCCGTCGGGCCGGCGCCGGAGGTCCTCGGCGGCCGCCGCCCGCACGGTGCGGCGGTGCAGGTCGGTCCGACCGGCGCCGTGGAGCAGGCCCGGTCGGGCCAGGAGCTCGAAGCTCACCAGCGAGCTCACCGGGTTGCCCGGCAGGCCGAAGACCGGCACCCCGTCGACCAGCCCGAAGGCGAACGGCTTCGCGGGCTTGATCGCGATCTGCATCCACCGCATGTCGCCGATCCGTCCGAGCACCGCCTTCACGTAGTCGAAGTCGCCCATCGACACCCCGCCGCTCGTGAGCAGCGCGTCGCAGTTCGCCACGCCCCGGCGGATGGTCGCCTCGATGGCCGCCTCGTCGTCGCGCACCAGGCCGAGGTCCACGGCCTCGAACCCCGAGCTCCGGCACAGCGCCAGCAGGGCGAGGCGGTTCGAGTCGCGCACCTGGCCCCGGGCGAGCGGCGCGCCGTCCTCGACGAGCTCGTCGCCGGTCGACAGCACGCCCACCCGGGTGCGGCGGCGCACGTCGACGGTGCCGACACCGATCGACGCCAGCACGCCGAGGTGGGCGACCCGCAGGACCGTGCCGGCCGGGACGACCACGTCGCCCGGGCGCACGTCGTCGCCCGCCCGACGGATGCCGGTGCCCTCGGCGATCGTGCCCTCGACCTGCACCCGCCGGCCGTCGTCGAGCGAGCGGGTGCGCTCGACCATCGCGATGGCGTCGGCGCCGGGCGGCACCGGTGCGCCGGTCATGATCCGGACCGCCTGGCCGGGCCCGATCGGCTGGTCGCCCGCGTCGCCGGCCGCGACCGTGGCCACCACGTCGAGCTCCGCATCGGGCGTCGCGACGTCCTCTGCCCGCACCGCGTACCCGTCGAGCGCCGTGTTGTCCCACCCCGGCACGAGCTCCGTGGCGACGACGTCGTCGACCGTCACCAGCCCGAGCGCGTCCGCCAGCTCGACGGCCGCGGCCGGCTGCGCGGGCACGCGGGACAGGACGTGGTCGAGGGCCTCCTGGAGCGGGATCACATCGTCATCCCAGCACAGGACGACGGGACGGAGGCTCAGCCGATGCCCTCGCGCCGGACGACCTCGGACAGGAACTCCCGGAACTCGGGGCCGAGGTCCTCGCGCTGGAGGGCCAGCTCGACGGTCGCCCGCAGGTAGTCGATCTTCTTGCCGATGTCGTAGCGACCCTCGGCGAAGACCCACCCGTAGACGTCGTCGTGGGCGAGCACACGGGCGATCGCGTCGGTGAGCTGGATCTCGCCGCCGACGCCGGGCTCGACGTGCTCGAGCTCGGCGAAGATGTCGGGCGTGAACAGGTAGCGGCCCATGACGGCGAGGTTCGACGGGGCCTCCTCCGCGGCGGGCTTCTCGACGATGCCGGTGATGCGGCAGAGCGCGCCGTCGCGCTGGTCGACCGCAGCGCAGCCGTAGGCGGAGATCGACTCCTGGGGGACCTCCATCAGCGCCACGATCGAGGAGCCGACCTGGTCGAACTGCTTGATCATGTCGGGGAGCACCGTGGAGTGGTCGTCCATGATGTCGTCGCCCAGCATCACCACGAACGGCTCGTTGCCGACGTGCTTGCGGGCGACCGACACGGCGTGGCCCAGGCCGAGCGGCTCGCCCTGGCGCACGAAGTGGATGTCGGCCAGCTCGGCCAGCTCCACGACCTCGGCCAGGTCCCCGGTCTTGCCCTTCGACTGCAGCTGGTGCTCCAGCTCGAAGTTCCGGTCGAAGTGGTCTTCGAGGCTCCGCTTGTTCCGGCCCGTGATGATCAGGATGTCGTCGATGCCGGCGGCGACCGCCTCCTCCACCACGTACTGGATGGCGGGCTTGTCCACCACGGGCAGCATCTCCTTGGGCTGCGCCTTCGTGGCGGGAAGGAACCTGGTTCCCAGACCGGCCGCCGGGATGACGGCCTTGGTGACACGGGTCATCGTGTGCTCCCCGGTTGCATTCGATCCGCGATCCCCGACGATCGGGGCTCCGACGATGGTACCGCCGGCCTGCCAGGACCTGACCCTGGCAGATGTCCCATTCCCCCGGTTGGGCCGGTCGACCCAGCCCTCCCCCGCTCCTGAGCGCGACCACGGCCCCGGCCGGTCCCGTCTGGGGAGCGCCGCGAGGGCTGCTGTACCATCCACGCCACCATGCCCGTGTACGAGTACCGATGCCGCGACTGCGGCCACGACTTCGAGATCCAGCAGTCGATGTCGGACGACGCGCTGACGGAGTGCCCGTCGTGCGGCGGCGACCTCCGCAAGGTCTTCTCCCCCGTCGGGATCGCGTTCAAGGGCTCCGGGTTCTACAAGAACGACTCGGGCTCGCGTGCCAAGTCCTCGGCGTCGTCGTCGAACGGCGACGGCGGGAGCTCGTCCGGCTCGTCCGGTGACAGCTCCTCGTCGAGCAGCTCCCCCTCCAAGGAGTCGAGCAGCTCGTCGGCGTCGACGAGCTCGTCGTCCTCGTCGGACTGACCGGCCCTGCGGCCGGCCGGCCGCACCCCGTCAGGCGTGCTGCGCGGCCCGCTGCTCGGCCATGGCGCGCTGCATGAGGTGCTCGAGCAGCGCGATGAGCACCATCTTCACCGACTCGCGCGAACGGGCGTCGGCCCGCACGAGCGGCACGTGCTCCGGCAGCGCCAGCGCCTCCCGCACCTCCTCGAGGGCGTAGGACCCGGCGTCGTCGAACTGGTTGACGACCGCCACGAACGGCACGCCGCGGCTCTCGAAGAAGTCCACGGCGGCGAAGCACTCCTGGATGCGCCGGGTGTCGAGCAGCACCACCGCACCGAGGGCCCCGTCGACGAGGTCGTCCCACATGAACCAGAAGCGCTCCTGGCCGGGGGTGCCGAACAGGTAGAGGATCAGCTCCGCGTCGATGGTGATGCGGCCGAAGTCCATCGCCACCGTCGTCGACGTCTTCCGGTCGATCTTCGACGTGTCGTCGACGGCCTCGGAGTACGCCGTCATCGTCGCCTCCGTGGTCAGCGGCTCGATCTCGGAGATCGCACCCACCAGCGTGGTCTTGCCCACCCCGAAGCCACCGGCGATGAGGATCTTGACCGGCTGGGGTGCGCCCGTCGGCGCCGGGAACCCGGAGGAGGGCCCGGGAGCCGGGGCGCGGTTGGGGTCAGAGGGCTCGTACTGCATCGATCATCCTCAGGAGGAGTGCGGGCGTTGCGGCCTGCCGTGCTTCGTGGATCTGGACGAGCCCGGCCTCCGCCAGGTCGCCGGCCAGGATCTGGGCGACGCCCAGGGGGATGCCGACGCGCGCCGCCACCTCGGCGACGGAGATCGGCGAGTTGCACATCCCGATGATCTGGGCGTGCTCGAACTGGAGCTGGCGGTCGTGCGCGCTGCCCGTCGCCACGACGAGGGCCTCCACCCGGAGGTGGACGCTGGCGTGGCGGGTGCGCCCACCGGTGATGACGAACGGGCGGACGAGCTCGCCGTCCTCGTCGTCGTCCTCCACGGTGGCGACATCCGGGTCCGCGGGCGCGACGCCGCCCGGCGGCGGTGCACCGGTGGTGGGGTCATCCCAGGCGGACATCGGTCGGTCGCTCGTGCGGGCGCGGTCGAGGAGCTCAGCCCGCGGCGAGGACGCTGCGGAGGCCGGCGCGGACCTGCGGGGTGAGGACGGTGCCGAAGCGCTCGACCAGGAGGGTCATCTCGTAGCCGACCAGCCCGACGTCCGCGTCCTTCGTCGACAGGATGCCGAGGCAGCTGCCGTCCGAGATCGAGGCGACGAACAGGAAGCCCGTGCTCATCTCGACCATGACCTGGTCGACCTCGCCGTAGCCGAAGCAGCGCGAGGCGCCGAGCGACAGGCTGGTCAGCCCGGCGGCGATCGCCGCGAACTGATCGGCGCGGGCCCGGTCGAGGTCGGTCGACATCGCCATCAGCAGTCCGTCGGAGCTGACGCACACGGCGTCGCTGACGCCGGGGGTCTGCTCGACGAAGCGCGACAGCAGCCAGGGGATCTGCTGCACCTGCTCGTTGACGTCAGTGATCACGGGGATCCTCCAGTTCCGGCGTCTCGTCGACACCGTTGTGATCGGCCGCCCAGTGCGAGGACGGAGACGGGCTGTGGGCGTCGTCGGCGGCGGCCGTCGACGCTGCCTCCGGTGACCCGGGGGACGTTGCGGTGCCGAGCGTCGTCGCCGACGCCGGCTCCTCGAGGGCCACGCCACCGAGGCCCCGGCTGCGACCGCCCTGGAAGGCGGAGAGCATCGACCGG includes:
- a CDS encoding ArnT family glycosyltransferase; this encodes MTTIDDTAARLAAPPLGGIPAPPGPEAGAPPTPPADATAGRPSRWHRLWRGRPADPSWYRPLLWALLAVTAVAYLWDLGASGWANSYYSAAVQAGSQSWKAWFFGSFDASNSITVDKAPAALWVMGLSARVFGVSAWSILVPQALMGVGSVALVVATVKRWFRPGAALLAGLVFAATPVAALMFRFNNPDALLVLLLCAAAAAVTRAIEGGRAGATTAEADADVEAAADAEAAEAAEDVRATGSGWRWLVLAGGLVGFAFLAKMLQAFVVLPAFALAYLVAAPTTFWRRVRDLAAMGAATIVGAGWWVAVVELWPASSRPYIGGSQTNSVLELVFGYNGLGRLTGDETGSVGGAGGAGGAGGNWGPTGILRMFNEAFGGQASWLLPAALLLLLAGLVWTSRRPRTDRSRAALILWGGWLVITGVVFSLGQGIIHEYYTVALAPAIGAVVGIGASLAWDRRHSLVTRVVMAGVVAATAAWTAALLGRTTGWNAWLTPAVVATSVVAVVLLLLGDRVRRGAVTATAVGALLAVGAGLAAPIAASATTIATPHSGSIVTAGPAMGSGGPGGLRGGPGGMPAFGGQGGPPAFGGQGGPPAFGGQGGPPALGGQGGTPVFGGQGGTTTQGASPPAGTSPQGAGGRQGGMGGLLDATTPTDATVAALQAGASGFDWVLATVGSNNAAGYQLASGEAVMAIGGFNGSDPSPTLEEFQEVVADGRVHWFVAGGVGGGAMGGSDVGAEISSWVRSNFASVEVGDVTMYDLTAPTS
- a CDS encoding glycosyltransferase — translated: MQPATAVAGTSAGAAPSPPGLRRVEVDVVVPVHDEAAGLARSIRTLHAYLSDRFPLSWTITIADNASTDATLEVARRIAAELGGIRVLHLDRKGRGRALRAAWSTSTAAVVAYMDVDLSTDLDALLPLVAPLVSGHSDVAIGSRLAGGSQVVRGPRREVISRTYNRIVRTTLRTSFSDAQCGFKALRADAAADLLPLVEDDAWFFDTELLAVAEHNGLRIHEVPVDWIDDPDSRVDVAATARDDLLGIARLLGRLSRGDVVMPDRPTARVAPLGRVDQLIRFASIGIVSTVVAAALFLLTAPTIGTVAANAVAFAICAVANAAANRRFTFDLRGRSGRSRHFLGTLLLGAVPLVVSTAVLVLLDLAGATGLVLPLLAVLVVDGCTAALKFVLLRRWVYAPGADPIPTPTAPLEAHR
- the moaA gene encoding GTP 3',8-cyclase MoaA, giving the protein MDRPPAPRPADELVDGFGRVHRDLRISVTDRCDFRCTYCMPEEGLPSVPRDQVLTYEEIGRIARVLVERYGITSIRLTGGEPTVRARLSELVALLAPLGTDLSMTTNGASLERHAADLRAAGLRRINVSLDSLRPERFAEMTRRDALDKVLRGIDAAVAAGFSPVKVNVVLVAGVNDDEILDFAEFGRSRGVTVRFIEFMPLDADGHWDGSEVVGRDQVLAALSPALPLEPVVRGHEPAERYRYLDREAGSAGSEIGIIPSVTTPFCDSCDRIRLTAEGELRNCLFSVEETDLRAVLRGGGTDAELAEAIRRCVASKRAGHGIGTPTFIRPGRSMSQIGG
- a CDS encoding molybdopterin molybdotransferase MoeA translates to MIPLQEALDHVLSRVPAQPAAAVELADALGLVTVDDVVATELVPGWDNTALDGYAVRAEDVATPDAELDVVATVAAGDAGDQPIGPGQAVRIMTGAPVPPGADAIAMVERTRSLDDGRRVQVEGTIAEGTGIRRAGDDVRPGDVVVPAGTVLRVAHLGVLASIGVGTVDVRRRTRVGVLSTGDELVEDGAPLARGQVRDSNRLALLALCRSSGFEAVDLGLVRDDEAAIEATIRRGVANCDALLTSGGVSMGDFDYVKAVLGRIGDMRWMQIAIKPAKPFAFGLVDGVPVFGLPGNPVSSLVSFELLARPGLLHGAGRTDLHRRTVRAAAAEDLRRRPDGKIHFVRVSVRQDEDLGFTVASAGGQGSHQMTAMAAADGLAVLPDGDGVAAGDPVDVILLHD
- the galU gene encoding UTP--glucose-1-phosphate uridylyltransferase GalU yields the protein MTRVTKAVIPAAGLGTRFLPATKAQPKEMLPVVDKPAIQYVVEEAVAAGIDDILIITGRNKRSLEDHFDRNFELEHQLQSKGKTGDLAEVVELAELADIHFVRQGEPLGLGHAVSVARKHVGNEPFVVMLGDDIMDDHSTVLPDMIKQFDQVGSSIVALMEVPQESISAYGCAAVDQRDGALCRITGIVEKPAAEEAPSNLAVMGRYLFTPDIFAELEHVEPGVGGEIQLTDAIARVLAHDDVYGWVFAEGRYDIGKKIDYLRATVELALQREDLGPEFREFLSEVVRREGIG
- a CDS encoding FmdB family zinc ribbon protein is translated as MPVYEYRCRDCGHDFEIQQSMSDDALTECPSCGGDLRKVFSPVGIAFKGSGFYKNDSGSRAKSSASSSNGDGGSSSGSSGDSSSSSSSPSKESSSSSASTSSSSSSD
- a CDS encoding GTP-binding protein, encoding MQYEPSDPNRAPAPGPSSGFPAPTGAPQPVKILIAGGFGVGKTTLVGAISEIEPLTTEATMTAYSEAVDDTSKIDRKTSTTVAMDFGRITIDAELILYLFGTPGQERFWFMWDDLVDGALGAVVLLDTRRIQECFAAVDFFESRGVPFVAVVNQFDDAGSYALEEVREALALPEHVPLVRADARSRESVKMVLIALLEHLMQRAMAEQRAAQHA
- a CDS encoding DUF742 domain-containing protein, with the protein product MSAWDDPTTGAPPPGGVAPADPDVATVEDDDEDGELVRPFVITGGRTRHASVHLRVEALVVATGSAHDRQLQFEHAQIIGMCNSPISVAEVAARVGIPLGVAQILAGDLAEAGLVQIHEARQAATPALLLRMIDAVRAL
- a CDS encoding roadblock/LC7 domain-containing protein, translated to MTDVNEQVQQIPWLLSRFVEQTPGVSDAVCVSSDGLLMAMSTDLDRARADQFAAIAAGLTSLSLGASRCFGYGEVDQVMVEMSTGFLFVASISDGSCLGILSTKDADVGLVGYEMTLLVERFGTVLTPQVRAGLRSVLAAG